A region from the Leptospira neocaledonica genome encodes:
- a CDS encoding N-acyl-D-amino-acid deacylase family protein — protein sequence MKYDVLIKNGRIFDGDGKESFIGDVAVLEGKIAEISKSISGDAKKVYDAKGLWITPGFIDFHTHYDAEVEASPGLKESVMHGVTTITMGSCSLSLCIGTPEDLADMFSRVEAIPREQVLPLLQKKKTWNSMKEYADHLNSLPLGPNVSTFLGHSAIRSYSMGLERSLSYGVKPTEQEMLQMEKLLQEAIDCGYLGLSINTLTWDKMDGNRFRSKPLPSTFAKWSEISRLNQIVRREDRIFQGVPNVSTKYNVLLFFKESLGIFRKKLKTTIISLMDPRSNRSIYKLVAFLTRIVNTILKGDVRLQAVPAVFDLYADGVDVVVFEEFGAGTAAIHLADLAERRKLLLDKGYRKWFRRQWTNWFLPRVFHRDFNESKIVECPDQKLVGRSFSELAKERKQHVVETFLDLCAEYGNDIRWYTVIGNDRKGPLKYIVSHPDVLIGFSDAGAHLRGMAHYNFPLRFLKLVRDAEMEGKPFLSAEKAVWRVTGEIADWFGLDTGKLKIGAQADIVLLNPNGLNEKVETIQETPMPEFGGMVRLVRRNEEAIRAVLINGKVAVENGEVLPEIGNQTGFGRFMAYKEKDYLYNSRKETKQVPAESVA from the coding sequence ATGAAGTACGATGTTCTGATCAAGAATGGAAGAATATTCGATGGAGATGGAAAGGAATCTTTTATTGGAGATGTCGCTGTCTTGGAGGGAAAGATTGCAGAAATTTCAAAATCTATTTCCGGCGACGCAAAAAAGGTCTACGATGCAAAAGGACTTTGGATAACTCCAGGATTTATAGATTTTCATACACATTATGATGCAGAGGTAGAAGCTTCTCCGGGACTTAAAGAATCCGTGATGCACGGGGTAACTACCATTACGATGGGGAGTTGTTCTCTTAGTCTTTGTATCGGAACGCCTGAAGATCTGGCGGATATGTTCAGTAGGGTAGAAGCGATCCCTAGAGAGCAGGTGCTTCCACTATTACAAAAAAAGAAAACTTGGAATTCGATGAAAGAATATGCGGACCATTTGAATTCACTTCCTTTGGGACCGAATGTTTCTACCTTCTTAGGACATTCTGCTATTAGATCTTATTCTATGGGATTGGAAAGATCTCTTTCTTATGGGGTAAAACCTACCGAACAAGAGATGCTTCAAATGGAAAAACTTCTGCAAGAGGCGATCGATTGCGGATACTTAGGACTTTCTATCAATACTCTTACCTGGGATAAAATGGATGGGAACCGTTTTAGGAGTAAGCCGCTTCCTTCTACTTTTGCTAAATGGTCGGAGATCAGCAGATTAAATCAAATTGTTCGGAGAGAAGATCGGATATTCCAAGGAGTACCGAACGTTTCTACAAAATATAATGTTCTTTTATTCTTTAAGGAAAGTTTGGGAATTTTTAGAAAAAAACTGAAGACTACAATCATTTCCCTGATGGATCCAAGATCCAATCGTTCTATTTACAAGTTAGTGGCGTTTCTTACCCGAATCGTTAATACGATCTTAAAAGGAGATGTTCGTTTACAAGCTGTTCCTGCCGTATTCGATCTTTATGCGGATGGAGTAGACGTGGTTGTGTTTGAAGAATTCGGAGCAGGAACCGCGGCTATTCATTTAGCGGATCTTGCCGAACGAAGAAAACTTCTTCTAGATAAAGGATATAGAAAATGGTTTCGCAGGCAATGGACGAATTGGTTTTTGCCAAGAGTGTTTCACAGGGACTTTAACGAATCCAAGATAGTAGAATGTCCTGACCAAAAACTGGTAGGAAGATCTTTTTCAGAATTAGCCAAAGAAAGAAAACAACATGTAGTCGAAACATTTTTGGATCTATGTGCAGAGTATGGAAACGATATTCGTTGGTATACTGTGATCGGAAACGATCGTAAAGGTCCGTTAAAATATATAGTCAGTCATCCGGATGTCTTGATCGGATTTTCCGATGCGGGCGCTCATTTACGCGGAATGGCGCATTATAATTTTCCATTACGCTTTTTGAAATTAGTGAGAGATGCAGAGATGGAAGGAAAACCATTTCTTTCCGCTGAAAAAGCCGTATGGAGAGTTACCGGAGAAATCGCAGATTGGTTCGGTTTGGATACCGGGAAGCTGAAGATCGGTGCACAAGCAGATATCGTTCTTTTGAATCCAAATGGTTTAAACGAAAAAGTGGAAACTATCCAAGAAACTCCAATGCCGGAATTTGGCGGAATGGTCCGTTTAGTTCGCAGAAACGAAGAAGCGATTCGTGCTGTTCTCATCAATGGGAAAGTTGCTGTAGAGAATGGAGAAGTTTTGCCCGAGATTGGTAATCAAACCGGTTTCGGAAGATTTATGGCATATAAAGAAAAGGATTATCTCTATAATTCCCGAAAAGAAACGAAACAAGTTCCGGCAGAATCCGTGGCTTGA
- a CDS encoding lipase family alpha/beta hydrolase, with product MRKLGLALLLLFLCSGTLFASGGGSSSKPLAGSYPIVLSHGLFGWGKDSSGIISIVNYWGGMDTYLQSQGATVYAPTKTAAQSNETRGVQLKDKVLVYIAANGFSKVHILGHSQGGLDSRYAISNLGLSSKVSTLTTLNTPHRGSPIADIVTTVLPDWIKPFVSAILGAVVQLVYGGGNQDALAALGSLTTSGTAAFNTRTPNVSSVKYYSYGSYITIPDLIQHPLMGIIQPACVAGGLFNGQGGTCDGLVPYTSLKWGTFNGGPDYGLLVTGVDHLQASNTLNSGKPWYDVEGYFLKMASNAKSNQ from the coding sequence ATGCGTAAATTAGGACTAGCGTTATTGCTCCTATTTTTGTGTAGCGGCACGTTGTTCGCTTCAGGGGGAGGATCTTCCTCCAAACCGTTAGCCGGATCGTATCCGATCGTTCTTTCCCACGGACTTTTCGGTTGGGGAAAAGATTCATCCGGAATCATTAGTATTGTTAACTATTGGGGAGGAATGGACACTTACCTTCAATCCCAAGGTGCAACTGTATACGCTCCTACGAAAACTGCAGCTCAATCCAATGAGACTCGCGGAGTTCAATTAAAGGACAAAGTTCTAGTATACATTGCTGCAAACGGCTTCAGCAAAGTGCATATCCTTGGCCACTCTCAAGGTGGATTGGATAGCCGTTATGCTATTTCAAATTTGGGACTTTCTTCCAAAGTTTCCACTTTAACCACTTTGAATACTCCTCACAGAGGATCCCCAATTGCGGACATCGTGACTACTGTGCTTCCTGATTGGATTAAACCTTTTGTTAGTGCTATCTTAGGAGCTGTAGTTCAATTGGTATATGGTGGAGGAAATCAAGACGCTCTTGCTGCTTTAGGTTCCTTAACTACTAGCGGAACAGCGGCTTTCAATACCCGTACTCCAAACGTATCTTCCGTTAAGTATTACTCTTACGGATCTTACATCACCATTCCTGACCTAATCCAACACCCTTTAATGGGAATCATTCAACCTGCATGTGTTGCCGGTGGATTGTTCAACGGACAAGGTGGAACTTGTGATGGACTCGTTCCTTACACTTCTTTGAAATGGGGAACCTTCAATGGTGGACCTGATTACGGACTTCTAGTTACTGGTGTGGATCACTTACAAGCATCCAACACTTTGAATTCCGGAAAACCTTGGTACGACGTGGAAGGTTACTTCCTGAAAATGGCTTCCAACGCGAAATCTAATCAGTAA
- a CDS encoding 2-dehydropantoate 2-reductase: MSFSPKFAILGSGSIGTYIGAYLVKAGYPVVFVGRERLKQEIQLFGLGISDYKGNSFTLAPSQVRYVTDIKEAKDSNVFLITVKSKDTIEAGKSIRSLFSPEELSKIIVVSFQNGVRNSKELASILPELDDRNLAGMVPFNVVAKGKGQFHQGTSGELVVKSNEFGNKIHSCLRKAGLPSIVHKNMEGVLWGKLLFNLNNSLNALAGIPLREELSQRTYRKILASMILEGLEILKHSGIQPASAGKMIPWLAPIILKLPDFLFFKVASSMVKIDPEARSSMWEDLHHGRTTEISYLNGEIVRLADEIGHKAPINRKIASLIAEAESGSGRSHYDAEALSNLLGII; encoded by the coding sequence ATGAGTTTTTCCCCGAAATTTGCGATCTTGGGTTCCGGAAGTATAGGAACATATATCGGAGCGTACTTGGTAAAAGCAGGGTATCCTGTAGTATTTGTAGGTAGAGAAAGATTAAAACAAGAGATCCAATTATTCGGTTTAGGGATCAGCGACTATAAAGGTAATTCTTTTACGCTCGCCCCAAGCCAAGTCCGTTATGTTACTGATATAAAAGAAGCTAAGGACTCGAACGTATTTTTGATCACAGTCAAAAGTAAGGATACGATAGAAGCAGGAAAATCCATCCGTTCTCTTTTTTCTCCTGAAGAACTTTCCAAAATTATCGTAGTAAGTTTTCAGAATGGGGTTCGAAACTCGAAGGAATTGGCTTCCATCTTACCTGAGTTAGACGATAGAAATTTGGCCGGAATGGTACCGTTCAATGTGGTAGCAAAAGGTAAAGGGCAGTTTCACCAAGGGACAAGCGGAGAACTTGTAGTTAAATCAAACGAATTCGGGAACAAAATCCATTCTTGTTTAAGAAAAGCAGGATTACCTTCTATCGTACATAAAAATATGGAAGGTGTTCTTTGGGGAAAACTACTTTTCAATTTGAATAATAGTTTAAACGCACTTGCAGGCATTCCTCTCAGAGAAGAATTATCCCAAAGAACTTACAGAAAAATTTTAGCATCTATGATCTTAGAAGGTTTAGAAATACTGAAACATTCCGGGATCCAACCTGCAAGCGCAGGTAAAATGATCCCTTGGCTCGCTCCTATCATTCTTAAACTGCCTGATTTTTTATTTTTCAAAGTAGCTTCTTCTATGGTCAAAATTGACCCGGAAGCAAGGTCCTCTATGTGGGAAGATCTGCATCATGGAAGAACAACTGAAATTTCTTATTTGAACGGAGAGATTGTACGTTTGGCGGATGAGATCGGTCATAAGGCACCAATCAATCGTAAGATAGCTTCTTTAATTGCAGAAGCGGAAAGCGGTTCCGGTAGATCTCATTACGATGCGGAAGCGCTTTCCAATCTTTTAGGAATTATTTAG
- a CDS encoding DUF2167 domain-containing protein: MIRRFLAAFFFTAILWSLPVSAQKFETDADLMKWIKSLKYETNLVPLSNKDGKLIANIQVPKGYKYLNPKDSKIVLEDVWGNPPTSEPGLGILFIDNETPLDLGSYAITIDYVDEGHVDDEDSKEIKYDELLSDLKDSAKEESEQRKKDGYSGLELVGWASAPYYDSAAKKLHWAKEYKFEGTETNTLNYNIRVLGRSGYLLLNVLGDITVLKRVENDVGRILKSVDFAEGNRYADYDSKIDSLAAYGIGGLIAGGLLKKAGLFAVIGGFLLKGAKLLIPAAIGLFYAVRRFVFGRGKPEDTASGPGDKET, translated from the coding sequence ATGATTCGTCGATTCTTGGCCGCTTTCTTTTTTACGGCCATCTTATGGAGCCTCCCTGTTTCCGCTCAGAAATTTGAAACAGATGCTGACCTAATGAAATGGATCAAATCCTTAAAGTATGAGACTAACCTTGTGCCCCTTTCGAATAAGGATGGGAAACTGATCGCAAATATCCAAGTTCCAAAAGGTTACAAATATCTAAATCCGAAAGATAGCAAGATCGTATTGGAAGATGTTTGGGGAAATCCTCCAACTAGCGAACCTGGACTTGGGATTCTATTCATTGACAATGAAACACCTTTAGATTTGGGATCATATGCGATCACCATTGATTACGTAGATGAAGGACATGTGGATGACGAAGATTCTAAAGAGATCAAATACGACGAACTATTATCCGATCTGAAGGATTCCGCTAAGGAAGAAAGTGAGCAGAGAAAAAAAGACGGATACTCCGGATTAGAATTAGTCGGCTGGGCTTCTGCTCCTTACTATGATTCTGCCGCTAAAAAATTGCATTGGGCAAAAGAATATAAATTCGAAGGAACTGAAACAAACACTCTCAATTATAATATTCGAGTTTTAGGAAGAAGCGGTTATCTTCTACTCAACGTACTCGGAGATATTACCGTTCTGAAAAGAGTAGAAAATGATGTGGGCAGAATTCTTAAGAGCGTGGATTTTGCGGAAGGAAACCGTTATGCGGACTATGATTCTAAAATAGACAGTTTAGCTGCTTATGGAATCGGAGGTCTGATTGCTGGAGGACTTCTGAAAAAAGCAGGATTGTTTGCGGTGATCGGTGGGTTCTTACTCAAAGGAGCAAAACTATTGATCCCTGCTGCGATAGGCCTATTTTATGCAGTTAGAAGGTTCGTTTTTGGAAGAGGAAAACCGGAAGATACTGCTTCCGGTCCTGGTGACAAAGAAACCTAA
- a CDS encoding DUF2062 domain-containing protein gives MNFLRTIWRIIHKQIILPFQESYAPIHEVCLGTTIGLLWSMTPLVGVQMYLGLGTWLVLRLLRIRFYLPIAIAMIWITNPVTVPFFYSLFYWIGKQVLLLFGIPFQQISFDTLLAISKESESMDLISGLYHWTIFLFDKMGLPMFVGGFAFGIPLALLGYPITYRLLNSYRARRAQEEGMSLQEWELKHVRKEVGLFTAKTP, from the coding sequence ATGAATTTTCTCAGAACGATCTGGCGGATCATCCATAAACAAATCATCTTACCTTTCCAAGAATCTTACGCACCTATCCACGAGGTTTGTTTAGGAACCACTATAGGTCTGCTCTGGTCCATGACTCCTTTGGTAGGAGTGCAAATGTATTTAGGATTGGGGACCTGGTTAGTACTTCGTTTGCTCCGAATCCGTTTTTATCTTCCGATTGCAATTGCAATGATCTGGATCACAAATCCAGTCACAGTCCCGTTCTTCTATTCTCTATTCTATTGGATAGGAAAACAGGTTTTACTTTTATTTGGAATTCCTTTCCAGCAGATCAGTTTCGATACGTTATTAGCCATCTCCAAAGAATCTGAGTCCATGGATCTGATCAGCGGATTGTATCATTGGACCATTTTTTTATTCGATAAGATGGGACTTCCTATGTTCGTAGGTGGTTTTGCTTTCGGGATCCCTCTTGCCTTACTTGGTTATCCGATTACTTATCGTTTATTAAATTCCTATAGAGCGAGAAGGGCCCAAGAAGAAGGTATGAGCTTGCAGGAATGGGAACTAAAACATGTTAGAAAAGAAGTGGGATTGTTTACCGCCAAAACTCCTTAG
- a CDS encoding tetratricopeptide repeat protein, which translates to MNCFHFSRNYSILASVTLVLASYFACSGEKNEPSILEIRDLLDSGHLTESVQKAKDKALITGKMDQVHYLRGWIHYLRKEDSSAEKEYKLCLKENKNSIDCLRGLAQIEKHKQNYEKAETRYKQALVLAQATKDQEYSSMLLTDLGNLSLSQDEREEAIDWYSKSIQVKPEGSAYYGLGFVHLLDRDKVASIQSLKKGLETEYRDLIIKAETYYLLAKLQNDFEKNPKAASESAKKAFELFPAMEKYSKSWEQYSKLSSSK; encoded by the coding sequence ATGAACTGTTTTCATTTTTCTAGAAACTATTCTATTTTAGCTAGCGTTACACTTGTATTGGCTTCTTATTTCGCTTGTTCAGGGGAGAAGAATGAACCTTCTATTCTTGAAATCAGAGATCTATTGGACTCTGGTCATTTAACTGAATCAGTTCAGAAGGCCAAGGATAAAGCCCTTATAACCGGTAAAATGGATCAGGTCCATTATCTTAGAGGTTGGATTCATTATTTACGAAAAGAAGATTCTTCTGCAGAAAAAGAATATAAACTTTGTTTAAAGGAGAATAAAAACTCCATCGATTGCTTGAGAGGGCTCGCTCAAATTGAAAAACATAAACAAAATTACGAAAAAGCGGAAACAAGATATAAACAAGCCTTAGTACTTGCACAGGCGACCAAAGATCAGGAATACAGCTCCATGCTACTTACGGATCTGGGAAATTTATCTCTTTCTCAAGATGAAAGAGAGGAAGCCATAGACTGGTATAGTAAATCCATCCAAGTAAAGCCTGAAGGCTCCGCTTATTATGGGCTTGGCTTTGTGCATTTATTGGATCGAGACAAGGTGGCTTCTATCCAATCCTTAAAAAAAGGATTAGAAACTGAATACAGAGACCTAATTATCAAAGCGGAAACCTATTATCTCCTGGCAAAGTTACAAAACGATTTCGAAAAAAACCCGAAGGCAGCAAGCGAGTCCGCAAAAAAAGCATTCGAATTATTCCCAGCAATGGAGAAATACTCAAAATCCTGGGAACAATATTCCAAACTTTCCAGTTCTAAATAA
- a CDS encoding PP2C family protein-serine/threonine phosphatase — protein sequence MHTAKYLFFLLGPIGFLIFLLSLTPWHKEENLRAYKGVIDLRGIQSASSGPVDLSGEWEFFWSQEPGKILESFHGNMTVPGSWNRETELHPSYERLGYATYRLKILLPDVWVGKVLTLGFGTVWSSYRLYLDGEFLGESGDPSTSPKSSVARVQPRSFSFVPSSSQIEVSLFVTNNFARQGGISSPVKLGPSEVMLSTRTRTIFTDIFAFSSLVIMGLYHISLYLYLRSSKAPLYFGFMSMAIGMRTLVTNTRLLMEFFPSINQNGIQIIEQISMMCATGLYLLFFYETFSVYASKLYIRISLAIISLFILMTLFGSLEFNSSKVAYFHLFIGITISYVIYVIFGIDFDKESNSSYILYGSGILFLGVAIDLFYTYILKVSSHQVSHIALVLFVFLQSLVIASDRSSKYKEAKLLTEDLQTMNLELFEMKEKLVQKVEDRTRTLNDTLQQINRELEIAQNVQRKILTPPEREIKGIRFDYVYKPLEKVGGDFLDISEINPGQVRVLLADAVGHGVQASLMTMALKTEYEELKKLPCPTHVLKELNGRFLRKFDTLESIFPCFVADIYLEKKEVLYASAGHPDQVLLSPDGNYELLHKTGPILGLFDDLEIEFSTYKFPLGSRLLLFSDGLIENRRKENRWSTVETIAARASTLSKVSLQKLLEELVVMEEKSRGDEQRYDDITIIAIESRETPEYPA from the coding sequence ATGCACACGGCAAAATACTTATTCTTCTTATTAGGCCCCATCGGCTTCCTCATTTTCCTTTTGTCCCTCACGCCCTGGCATAAGGAGGAAAATTTACGCGCTTACAAAGGTGTAATCGACCTAAGAGGGATCCAAAGTGCTAGTTCCGGCCCAGTAGATCTGTCCGGAGAATGGGAATTTTTCTGGAGTCAAGAGCCAGGAAAAATCCTGGAATCCTTTCACGGGAATATGACTGTTCCAGGTTCTTGGAATAGAGAGACTGAATTACATCCATCTTACGAAAGACTAGGTTATGCGACCTATAGACTAAAAATTCTTTTACCAGATGTTTGGGTGGGAAAGGTCCTCACTCTAGGTTTCGGTACTGTTTGGAGTTCCTATAGATTGTATCTGGACGGAGAGTTCTTAGGAGAATCAGGAGATCCATCTACTTCTCCTAAATCGAGCGTTGCAAGAGTACAGCCCAGATCTTTTTCTTTCGTTCCTAGTTCTAGTCAGATAGAAGTTTCACTTTTTGTTACGAATAATTTCGCAAGGCAAGGAGGGATCAGCTCTCCCGTTAAATTGGGTCCTTCCGAAGTGATGTTATCCACGAGAACCAGGACCATCTTTACTGATATTTTTGCATTCTCCAGTTTAGTGATCATGGGGCTCTATCATATATCTTTGTATTTATATTTAAGATCCAGTAAGGCTCCTTTGTATTTTGGATTCATGAGTATGGCAATCGGTATGAGGACTCTTGTCACAAACACAAGACTTCTGATGGAATTTTTTCCTTCGATCAACCAAAACGGGATCCAGATAATTGAGCAGATCTCTATGATGTGCGCTACTGGATTATATCTTCTGTTCTTCTATGAAACTTTCAGTGTTTACGCATCCAAACTTTATATAAGGATTTCCTTAGCGATCATCTCACTATTTATTCTAATGACACTATTCGGTTCATTGGAATTCAATAGTAGTAAGGTCGCATATTTCCATTTGTTCATAGGGATCACTATCAGTTATGTGATCTATGTAATCTTCGGCATAGATTTTGATAAAGAAAGTAATTCTTCTTATATCTTATATGGATCAGGAATACTATTCTTAGGAGTAGCGATCGATCTGTTCTACACTTATATTCTAAAGGTTTCCTCTCATCAGGTTTCACATATTGCACTTGTACTTTTCGTGTTCTTGCAATCTTTGGTGATCGCTTCTGATCGTTCATCAAAATATAAAGAAGCAAAACTTCTCACGGAAGATTTACAAACCATGAACCTTGAACTTTTCGAAATGAAAGAAAAGTTAGTACAAAAGGTAGAAGATAGGACCAGAACCCTAAACGATACACTGCAACAGATCAATAGAGAATTAGAGATCGCTCAAAACGTACAAAGAAAGATCCTCACTCCTCCGGAAAGAGAAATCAAAGGAATTCGTTTTGACTACGTATATAAACCTTTGGAAAAAGTGGGTGGCGACTTCTTAGATATCTCGGAAATCAATCCTGGCCAGGTAAGAGTACTCTTAGCAGATGCAGTAGGGCATGGAGTGCAAGCAAGCTTAATGACCATGGCCTTAAAAACGGAATACGAAGAGTTAAAAAAACTCCCCTGCCCTACCCATGTATTAAAAGAACTGAATGGAAGATTTTTAAGAAAGTTCGATACTTTAGAAAGTATCTTCCCTTGTTTTGTGGCCGATATCTATTTAGAAAAAAAAGAAGTCCTCTATGCATCTGCAGGGCATCCGGACCAGGTATTACTTTCACCGGATGGTAACTACGAATTACTTCATAAAACCGGCCCTATATTAGGACTATTCGATGATCTCGAAATTGAATTTTCTACTTATAAGTTCCCTTTAGGAAGCCGTTTATTACTTTTTTCTGATGGACTCATCGAAAACAGAAGAAAGGAAAATAGATGGAGCACTGTGGAGACAATTGCAGCCAGGGCCTCCACACTTTCCAAAGTTAGTCTCCAAAAACTATTGGAAGAATTGGTCGTAATGGAAGAAAAATCCAGAGGGGACGAACAAAGATACGATGATATCACCATCATCGCGATCGAATCTAGAGAAACCCCGGAATATCCCGCATAA
- a CDS encoding MaoC family dehydratase has translation MSKIEFDKYEVGQELPPLKVDTITHAHLVRYAGASGDFNPIHNDPDFARKTGLDGTIAHGMFVMAQIGRLCTSWADQKQIKEFGVTFKAMTKPGQKLTCSGKIKRKKEENGEKLLTVAVEAADESGEVKASGELVVIC, from the coding sequence ATGAGTAAGATTGAATTCGACAAGTACGAAGTAGGACAAGAACTCCCTCCTTTAAAAGTGGATACGATTACACATGCACATTTAGTGCGTTATGCGGGAGCGAGCGGTGACTTTAATCCGATTCATAACGATCCTGATTTTGCTCGTAAAACCGGGTTAGACGGAACCATCGCGCATGGTATGTTCGTAATGGCTCAGATCGGAAGACTTTGTACTTCTTGGGCAGACCAAAAGCAGATCAAAGAATTCGGAGTCACTTTCAAAGCAATGACCAAGCCTGGGCAAAAATTAACTTGTTCCGGCAAGATCAAACGTAAGAAAGAAGAAAACGGAGAAAAACTCCTTACTGTGGCTGTAGAGGCCGCTGATGAATCAGGAGAAGTAAAAGCTTCCGGAGAATTAGTAGTTATCTGCTAA
- a CDS encoding FAS1-like dehydratase domain-containing protein — translation MAEKGISKDLIGTKLDSYEFDVERGKIKEFCLAIGETNPIYFDLEAAKKAGFEDIPAPPTFPTVIQFWGYPKIWKDMENMGVDTSRILHLKEKYNYVKTLYPGKVSSQGECVNVTVGKMDTMTFRTTIRNAKGETVIEAEMSIFIRKPEQ, via the coding sequence ATGGCAGAAAAAGGCATTTCAAAAGACCTGATCGGCACAAAACTCGACTCCTACGAATTCGACGTAGAAAGAGGAAAGATAAAAGAGTTTTGTCTAGCGATCGGCGAGACCAATCCGATATACTTCGATCTAGAAGCGGCAAAAAAAGCAGGATTCGAGGACATTCCAGCTCCTCCAACATTTCCGACAGTGATTCAGTTTTGGGGATATCCTAAAATTTGGAAAGATATGGAGAATATGGGAGTTGATACTTCCAGGATCCTACATCTTAAAGAAAAATATAATTATGTTAAAACTCTTTATCCTGGCAAGGTTTCTTCCCAGGGTGAATGTGTTAACGTAACCGTAGGTAAAATGGATACGATGACTTTCCGCACCACAATTCGTAATGCGAAAGGTGAAACTGTGATCGAAGCTGAAATGTCCATTTTCATCCGTAAGCCGGAACAATGA